The Steroidobacteraceae bacterium genomic interval GGGCAGCGCTCGTATTGCCCAATATCCGCTCCGGTGCAGCCGTCGCCGATTTCTGATCAGTAGTGCAAACGCGCGCGCGGCGTCCGCGCTATTCGAGCACCGCCGGTGACTGGTCAATCCGATCCTGGGCCTGTCGCAGGCTGCGCGCGAGTGCCGCCGCGTCGGTGCGGGACAAGGATGCAAGCACTTCTTCCACGGCGGCGCGATACGCGCTTTTCATCTCTTTCCATGCGGCCCGGCCCTGCGGCGTGAGCGTGACATACTGGACGCGGCGATCATTGCGGCTGGCGCTGCGCTTGATCAGTTGATCGAGCTCGAGGCCTCGTACCACGCCCGTTACATTGCCCTTGGTCACCATGAGCCGGCGCGCGAGCTGGGTCATCGTCAGGCCTTCGCCGTGCTGTGCAAGAGCCGTCATGACATCAAAACGCGGCAACGTTGCGTTGAAACGCGACTTCAGCCGCCGTCTGAGCGTGCGTTCGACGCTCGTGAAGCAGCCAAGCAATGTGAGCCAGAGGCGCATGTAGTGATCGTCCCTGGCGAGATCATCCTGCATCAGCTCGAACAGATTCTTGGTTGACATGCCCAGAACCTATCTCAGCATTGCCATGACGGATTTGTGCTCGGTGTACTCGAGGAGTCCTTCGTAGCCGTTTTCACGGCCCCAGCCGCTCTGGCGGTAGCCGCCGAAGGGTACAGCCATGTCGGGAACGCCGTGGCAGTTGATCCACACGAGCCCCGCACGCAGTTCTTCCGCAAATGTGTGTGCCTTGTTGATGTCGTCTGTCCAGACGCTGCCGGCAAGCCCGTAGCGGGTATCGTTGGCAAGCTGTAGTGCTTCATGGAAGCTCGCAAAGCTCTGTGCGGCGAGCACGGGGCCGAAGATTTCCTCCTGGACGACCTGCATGGTCGGCTGGACATCGGCGAGCACGGTCGGCTGCATGTAAAAACCGGAACGTCTATCGAATGCTGCGCCGCCGACGACGATCCGCGCGCCCTGGCGCCGGCCGCTGTCGACGTGCGCGCAGATATTGCGCAGGTGCGCCGCGGAGATGACCGGCCCCATTTCGGTGTCCGGATCACTGGCCGGGCCGACACGAAGTTTTTGCGCCCGCTCGGCAATTCCCGCGAGCACGCGCTCGTAGACCGAAGCTTCGGCATAGAGACGCGAGCCCGCCACGCAAACCTGGCCGGCATTGTCGAAGATGGCGCGGCTCGCGCCATCGATTGCGCGTTCGATGTCGGCGTCGGCGAACACGACGAGTGGTGACTTGCCGCCGAGTTCGAGCGTAACTTTGCGCAGGTCGTTACTGCACTCGGCAAGTACCTTGCGGCCAGTCGCCGTGGAACCGGTAAACGATACCTTGGCGATATCGGGCGAACTGACCAGCGCGGCCCCGACCCGGCCATCGCCTGGAATGACGTTGACAACCCCCGGCGGCACACCCGCCTCGAGCAACAGTGCACCGAGATGCAATGCCGACAACGGCGTGTGCTCGTCCGGCTTCAATACGCAACTGCAACCGGCGGCGAGTGCCGGCGCAAGCTTCCACGACGCCTGCACCAGCGGACCATTCCAGGGCACAATCAGGGCGACAGCGCCGATGGGTTCGAGGCGCGTGTAACTGTGCATCCGGGCGGTGCCGACCGAAGAGATGCTCTTGCTGCGGCCCTCGAGCTTGGTGCACCAGCCCGCGTAATAGCGAAAGCACTCCGCCGCGAATGGCACTTCGCCGCCGAGCGCCGCCGTCCAGGGTTTGCCGCCGTTGCGCGTCTCGAGGCTGGCAAGTGCCGCGGCGTTGGCTTCGATGAGATCGGCCACGCGCCACAGGACCTTGGCCCGCGCGGCCGGCGTAAGCCGCCGCCAGGCGCCACTGGCGAAGGAGTCAGCCGCCGACTTGGCCGCCGCGGCCGCGTCTGCGGTTGTTGCGTCCGCGACCTCGATGATGTGGCTGCCGTCGGAAGGGTCGATGACCGCGCGCTCGGCACGGGTCGAGGACGGCCGCCACTGCCCGTCGACCAGCAGCTGGCGATAGGCCGGCGCGCTAGCCGCGGGCGCTGCCATGAT includes:
- a CDS encoding aldehyde dehydrogenase family protein codes for the protein MAAPAASAPAYRQLLVDGQWRPSSTRAERAVIDPSDGSHIIEVADATTADAAAAAKSAADSFASGAWRRLTPAARAKVLWRVADLIEANAAALASLETRNGGKPWTAALGGEVPFAAECFRYYAGWCTKLEGRSKSISSVGTARMHSYTRLEPIGAVALIVPWNGPLVQASWKLAPALAAGCSCVLKPDEHTPLSALHLGALLLEAGVPPGVVNVIPGDGRVGAALVSSPDIAKVSFTGSTATGRKVLAECSNDLRKVTLELGGKSPLVVFADADIERAIDGASRAIFDNAGQVCVAGSRLYAEASVYERVLAGIAERAQKLRVGPASDPDTEMGPVISAAHLRNICAHVDSGRRQGARIVVGGAAFDRRSGFYMQPTVLADVQPTMQVVQEEIFGPVLAAQSFASFHEALQLANDTRYGLAGSVWTDDINKAHTFAEELRAGLVWINCHGVPDMAVPFGGYRQSGWGRENGYEGLLEYTEHKSVMAMLR
- a CDS encoding MarR family transcriptional regulator; translation: MSTKNLFELMQDDLARDDHYMRLWLTLLGCFTSVERTLRRRLKSRFNATLPRFDVMTALAQHGEGLTMTQLARRLMVTKGNVTGVVRGLELDQLIKRSASRNDRRVQYVTLTPQGRAAWKEMKSAYRAAVEEVLASLSRTDAAALARSLRQAQDRIDQSPAVLE